A stretch of Camelina sativa cultivar DH55 chromosome 18, Cs, whole genome shotgun sequence DNA encodes these proteins:
- the LOC104761121 gene encoding polycomb group protein EMBRYONIC FLOWER 2 isoform X1: MPGIPLITRESSSCSRSTEQMCHEDSRVRISEEEEVAAEESLAAYCKPVELYNILQRRALRNPLFLQRCLHYKIEAKHKRRIQMTVFLSGTIDAGVQTQKLFPLYILLARLVSPKPVAEYSAVYRFSRACILTGGLGVDGVSQAQANFLLPDMNRLALESKSGSLAILFISFAGAQNSQFGIDSGKIHSGNIGGHCLWSKIPLQSLYASWQKSPNMDLGQRVDSVSLVEMQPCFIKLKSMSEEKCVSIQVPSNPLTSSSPQQVQVTISAEEVGATEKSPYSSFSYNDISSSSLLQIIRLRTRNVVFNYRYYNNKLQRTEVTEDFSCPFCLVKCASFKGLRYHLPSTHDLFNFEFWVTEEYQAVNVSLKTETMISEINEDDVDPKQQTFFFSSKKFRRRRQKSQVRSSRQGPHLGLGCEVLDKTDDAHSARSEKSRIPHGKHYERIGGAESGQRVPPGTSPADVQSCGDPDYVQSIAGSTMLQFAKTRKLSIERSDLRNRSLLQKRQFFHSHRAQPMALEQVLSDRDSEDEVDDDVADFEDRRMLDDFVDVTKDEKQMMHMWNSFVRKQRVLADGHIPWACEAFSRLHGPIMVRTPHLIWCWRVFMVKLWNHGLLDARTMNNCNTFLEQLQIENPRNH, encoded by the exons ATGCCAGGCATTCCTCTCATCACTCGTGAATCCTCTTC TTGTTCAAGAAGCACAGAGCAGATGTGCCATGAAGACTCCCGTGTGCGTATTTCTGAAGAGGAGGAGGTTGCTGCTGAAGAGAGCCTCGCTGCCTATTGCAAGCCTGTTGAACTCTACAACATCCTTCAGCGCCGTGCTCTTAGGAAT CCCTTGTTTCTTCAGCGATGTTTGCATTATAAGATTGAGGCCAAACATAAAAGGAg AATTCAAATGACTGTGTTTCTCTCGGGGACTATAGATGCTGGTGTACAAACTCAAAAGTTGTTCCCTCTGTATATTTTGCTGGCTAGACTCGTTTCCCCTAAGCCTGTCGCCGAG TATTCTGCAGTATATAGGTTCAGTCGAGCATGTATCTTAACTGGTGGCCTGGGAGTTGATGGAGTTAGTCAAGCCCAAGCCAACTTTCTTCTCCCTGATATGAACAGACTCGCGTTGGAGTCAAAATCAGGATCACTCGCTATCTTGTTTATCAGCTTTG CTGGTGCGCAAAATTCTCAATTTGGCATTGATTCAGGCAAGATTCATTCAG GAAATATAGGAGGACATTGCTTATGGAGTAAAATACCTCTGCAATCGCTCTATGCGTCGTGGCAGAAATCTCCAAACATGGACTTAGGACAGAGAGTAGACTCAGTCTCTCTTGTTGAAATGCAGCCTTGCTTCATAAAG CTAAAGTCTATGAGTGAGGAAAAGTGTGTCTCGATTCAGGTGCCCAGCAATCCCCTCACCTCG AGCTCCCCGCAGCAAGTGCAAGTCACCATATCTGCAGAAGAGGTTGGGGCAACAGAAAAATCTCCTTATAGTTCATTTTCATATAATGACATCTCTTCCTCTTCGTTGTTGCAAATTATCAG GTTGAGAACACGGAATGTAGTTTTCAATTACAGATACTATAACAACAAATTGCAGAGGACTGAAG TAACTGAAGACTTTTCTTGTCCATTCTGCTTAGTAAAATGTGCCAGTTTCAAG GGCCTGAGATATCACTTGCCATCAACCCATGATCTCTTCAATTTCGAGTTTTGG GTAACTGAAGAATATCAGGCTGTAAATGTCTCCCTCAAGACAGAGACAATGATTTCCGAG ATTAATGAGGACGACGTTGACCCCAAGCAGCAAACATTCTTTTTTTC TTCAAAAAAATTCAGACGGAGGAGGCAAAAGAGTCAGGTACGGAGCTCAAGGCAAGGGCCTCATCTTGGACTAGGTTGCGAGGTGCTGGACAAAACTGATG ATGCTCATTCTGCTAGAAGTGAGAAGAGCCGAATACCACATGGAAAGCATTATGAAAGAATTGGAGGTGCTGAGTCTGGTCAAAGAGTTCCTCCTGGCACGAGTCCTGCAGATGTGCAATCATGCGGTGATCCAGATTATGTGCAGTCGATAGCTGGAAGTACAATGTTGCAGTTTGCAAAAACGAGGAAACTATCTATAGAACGGTCGGACTTGAGGAA CCGTAGCCTCCTTCAGAAAAGACAGTTCTTTCACTCTCATCGAGCTCAG CCCATGGCTCTGGAACAAGTACTTTCTGACCGAGATAGTGAAGatgaagttgatgatgatgtggcAGATTTTGAAGATAGAAGG atGCTGGATGATTTTGTTGATGTGACTAAGGATGAGAAGCAGATGATGCACATGTGGAATTCGTTTGTGAGGAAGCAGCG GGTATTGGCAGATGGTCACATTCCATGGGCATGTGAGGCATTCTCAAGATTACATGGACCCATCATGGTTCGAACACCGCACTTGATTTG gtGCTGGAGAGTGTTTATGGTGAAACTGTGGAACCATGGCCTTCTTGACGCCAGAACCATGAACAACTGTAATACCTTTCTCGAGCAGCTCCAAATTGAAAACCCAAGAAACCATTAA
- the LOC104761121 gene encoding polycomb group protein EMBRYONIC FLOWER 2 isoform X2 gives MPGIPLITRESSSCSRSTEQMCHEDSRVRISEEEEVAAEESLAAYCKPVELYNILQRRALRNPLFLQRCLHYKIEAKHKRRIQMTVFLSGTIDAGVQTQKLFPLYILLARLVSPKPVAEYSAVYRFSRACILTGGLGVDGVSQAQANFLLPDMNRLALESKSGSLAILFISFAGAQNSQFGIDSGKIHSGGHCLWSKIPLQSLYASWQKSPNMDLGQRVDSVSLVEMQPCFIKLKSMSEEKCVSIQVPSNPLTSSSPQQVQVTISAEEVGATEKSPYSSFSYNDISSSSLLQIIRLRTRNVVFNYRYYNNKLQRTEVTEDFSCPFCLVKCASFKGLRYHLPSTHDLFNFEFWVTEEYQAVNVSLKTETMISEINEDDVDPKQQTFFFSSKKFRRRRQKSQVRSSRQGPHLGLGCEVLDKTDDAHSARSEKSRIPHGKHYERIGGAESGQRVPPGTSPADVQSCGDPDYVQSIAGSTMLQFAKTRKLSIERSDLRNRSLLQKRQFFHSHRAQPMALEQVLSDRDSEDEVDDDVADFEDRRMLDDFVDVTKDEKQMMHMWNSFVRKQRVLADGHIPWACEAFSRLHGPIMVRTPHLIWCWRVFMVKLWNHGLLDARTMNNCNTFLEQLQIENPRNH, from the exons ATGCCAGGCATTCCTCTCATCACTCGTGAATCCTCTTC TTGTTCAAGAAGCACAGAGCAGATGTGCCATGAAGACTCCCGTGTGCGTATTTCTGAAGAGGAGGAGGTTGCTGCTGAAGAGAGCCTCGCTGCCTATTGCAAGCCTGTTGAACTCTACAACATCCTTCAGCGCCGTGCTCTTAGGAAT CCCTTGTTTCTTCAGCGATGTTTGCATTATAAGATTGAGGCCAAACATAAAAGGAg AATTCAAATGACTGTGTTTCTCTCGGGGACTATAGATGCTGGTGTACAAACTCAAAAGTTGTTCCCTCTGTATATTTTGCTGGCTAGACTCGTTTCCCCTAAGCCTGTCGCCGAG TATTCTGCAGTATATAGGTTCAGTCGAGCATGTATCTTAACTGGTGGCCTGGGAGTTGATGGAGTTAGTCAAGCCCAAGCCAACTTTCTTCTCCCTGATATGAACAGACTCGCGTTGGAGTCAAAATCAGGATCACTCGCTATCTTGTTTATCAGCTTTG CTGGTGCGCAAAATTCTCAATTTGGCATTGATTCAGGCAAGATTCATTCAG GAGGACATTGCTTATGGAGTAAAATACCTCTGCAATCGCTCTATGCGTCGTGGCAGAAATCTCCAAACATGGACTTAGGACAGAGAGTAGACTCAGTCTCTCTTGTTGAAATGCAGCCTTGCTTCATAAAG CTAAAGTCTATGAGTGAGGAAAAGTGTGTCTCGATTCAGGTGCCCAGCAATCCCCTCACCTCG AGCTCCCCGCAGCAAGTGCAAGTCACCATATCTGCAGAAGAGGTTGGGGCAACAGAAAAATCTCCTTATAGTTCATTTTCATATAATGACATCTCTTCCTCTTCGTTGTTGCAAATTATCAG GTTGAGAACACGGAATGTAGTTTTCAATTACAGATACTATAACAACAAATTGCAGAGGACTGAAG TAACTGAAGACTTTTCTTGTCCATTCTGCTTAGTAAAATGTGCCAGTTTCAAG GGCCTGAGATATCACTTGCCATCAACCCATGATCTCTTCAATTTCGAGTTTTGG GTAACTGAAGAATATCAGGCTGTAAATGTCTCCCTCAAGACAGAGACAATGATTTCCGAG ATTAATGAGGACGACGTTGACCCCAAGCAGCAAACATTCTTTTTTTC TTCAAAAAAATTCAGACGGAGGAGGCAAAAGAGTCAGGTACGGAGCTCAAGGCAAGGGCCTCATCTTGGACTAGGTTGCGAGGTGCTGGACAAAACTGATG ATGCTCATTCTGCTAGAAGTGAGAAGAGCCGAATACCACATGGAAAGCATTATGAAAGAATTGGAGGTGCTGAGTCTGGTCAAAGAGTTCCTCCTGGCACGAGTCCTGCAGATGTGCAATCATGCGGTGATCCAGATTATGTGCAGTCGATAGCTGGAAGTACAATGTTGCAGTTTGCAAAAACGAGGAAACTATCTATAGAACGGTCGGACTTGAGGAA CCGTAGCCTCCTTCAGAAAAGACAGTTCTTTCACTCTCATCGAGCTCAG CCCATGGCTCTGGAACAAGTACTTTCTGACCGAGATAGTGAAGatgaagttgatgatgatgtggcAGATTTTGAAGATAGAAGG atGCTGGATGATTTTGTTGATGTGACTAAGGATGAGAAGCAGATGATGCACATGTGGAATTCGTTTGTGAGGAAGCAGCG GGTATTGGCAGATGGTCACATTCCATGGGCATGTGAGGCATTCTCAAGATTACATGGACCCATCATGGTTCGAACACCGCACTTGATTTG gtGCTGGAGAGTGTTTATGGTGAAACTGTGGAACCATGGCCTTCTTGACGCCAGAACCATGAACAACTGTAATACCTTTCTCGAGCAGCTCCAAATTGAAAACCCAAGAAACCATTAA